Proteins encoded within one genomic window of Neodiprion fabricii isolate iyNeoFabr1 chromosome 6, iyNeoFabr1.1, whole genome shotgun sequence:
- the LOC124185421 gene encoding spondin-1-like isoform X2, which translates to MVRQSAWILLAVLAASCTRQAAGNCDRTPDHATKQRSQPGDKFQIIVSEHNRTDPISHFEPKTKYMVSLQSDKSSPTPSKFTRFTLTAETETEDSSGDTGYFEVDDSNFSKYSELCPNAVVEASEIRKDDVSVFWTSPVDEGGCIFIRAMVMESPDVWYMDDGGLTVEVCPSSSSSGSGDPGPVLQTCCACAEAKYEVTFEGLWSRNTHPKDFPTNAWRTKFSDVIGASHTVDYRFWEYMKYASDGLRQVAERGVTRTLESELKEQSEHIRTIIKARGISYPNVTGKTFAVFRVDQKHHLMSLVTMIDPSPDWIVGVSGLELCLANCSWVEHRELNLFPYDAGTDSGITYLSQDTPTDPQERITRITSTFPNDPASPFYDETGADMKPIAKLYLNRQRLYEKTCDATSAEGPREACYTSSWGEWNQCSRTCGRGQKLRQRYYLDRDAALAANCREELTDRSRCKNERCPGIGPGDCDVEEWTSWSSCSTTCGTGFKTRSRKFRDRKTRKYCMHNLERHELEQTFECEDNEPCPDADPDVEECPNERFTEWSMWSPCSASCGPGVKLRSRLLKMSWGNLEESEELNLENCKTEQAACVAAMPTCDFSEETARSICSEPQVGGNCNANILRVYFDSASNECRRFNYTGCGGNRNNFPTEQDCNNVCSKYQRELRANLSAVMKKFKVSLSSVLTYHVPTQDQRSGKMKRAKYGEVTDRPFPAEIPSVSQTVDGYPLDCEITEWGEWSACGSNCKGYTYRKRMILREARNEGRRCPKKLQQKRRCKKVPPCSTRRDMRRRSYNEVFDGTSERFNSIDCELSSWSTWSPCSATCGHSVRHRTRNVIVSPEGPNAKLCPSVAQFVTCPLAACDESTRQ; encoded by the exons ATGGTTCGCCAATCGGCGTGGATTCTCCTCGCGGTGTTGGCTGCTTCCTGCACTCGGCAAGCAGCCGGAAATTGTGACCGGACACCGGACCATGCGACAAAGCAGCGATCCCAACCCGGGGACAAATTCCAGATCATTGTTTCCGAGCACAACAGAACGGATCCGATCAGCCACTTTGAACCAAAGACTAAGTACATGG TGAGTCTTCAGAGCGACAAAAGCTCACCGACGCCGTCAAAGTTCACCAGATTCACGCTGACAGCCGAGACCGAAACCGAGGACTCGTCAGGGGACACCGGTTACTTCGAAGTCGATGATTCGAACTTCAGCAAATATTCGGAATTATGTCCTAACGCGGTCGTCGAAGCGTCGGAGATCCGCAAGGACGACGTCTCCGTCTTCTGGACCAGTCCCGTCGACGAGGGTGGATGCATCTTCATCAG GGCGATGGTCATGGAGTCCCCGGACGTCTGGTACATGGACGACGGGGGCCTGACGGTGGAGGTCTGCCCGTCGTCTTCTTCCTCGGGTAGCGGAGATCCTGGCCCGGTATTGCAGACCTGCTGCGCCTGCGCCGAGGCGAAGTACGAGGTCACCTTCGAGGGGCTCTGGTCTCGGAACACCCACCCTAAG GACTTTCCGACCAACGCATGGCGAACGAAATTCTCCGACGTTATCGGCGCCTCGCATACGGTGGATTACCGCTTTTGGGAGTACATGAAATACGCCAGCGACGGTTTGCGACAGGTCGCCGAACGCGGGGTTACCCGCACGCTCGAGTCCGAGTTGAAGGAGCAG AGCGAACACATCCGCACCATAATCAAGGCTAGAGGAATAAGCTACCCGAACGTCACCGGAAAAACATTCGCGGTGTTCCGCGTGGACCAGAAACACCATCTCATGTCGCTGGTCACCATGATCG ACCCTTCGCCGGACTGGATAGTCGGAGTTTCCGGACTTGAGCTGTGCCTGGCGAACTGTTCCTGGGTAGAGCACAGGGAGTTGAATCTCTTCCCATACGACGCGGGCACGGATAGCGGAATAACGTATCTC TCGCAAGACACCCCGACGGATCCGCAGGAGCGAATTACCCGCATAACGTCAACCTTTCCAAACGACCCGGCTTCTCCTTTCTACGACGAAACTGGAGCGGACATGAAGCCGATAGCGAAACTCTATCTGAACCGACAACGTCTGTACGAAAAGACTTGCGACGCGACATCGGCCGAAGGTCCCAGAG AAGCCTGTTACACGAGTTCCTGGGGCGAGTGGAACCAATGCTCGCGTACCTGTGGAAGAGGGCAGAAACTTCGTCAACGATATTACCTCGACCGCGACGCAGCTTTGGCGGCAAACTGTAGGGAGGAATTGACCGATCGATCGAGATGCAAGAACGAGCGGTG CCCAGGAATAGGTCCCGGTGATTGCGACGTCGAGGAGTGGACCAGCTGGTCCTCGTGCAGCACCACCTGCGGTACGGGGTTCAAAACTCGGTCCCGTAAATTTCGCGATCGGAAGACCAGGAAGTACTGCATGCACAATTTGGAACGCCACGAGCTGGAGCAGACCTTTGAGTGCGAAGACAACGAGCCCTGTCCCGACGCGGATCCCGACGTCGAGGAG TGTCCGAACGAGAGATTCACCGAGTGGTCCATGTGGTCACCATGCAGTGCCAGCTGTGGTCCAGGAGTAAAACTGCGATCCAGGCTGCTGAAGATGTCCTGGGGTAACTTGGAGGAATCCGAGGAACTTAATCTGGAAAACTGTAAAACCGAACAGGCTGCTTGCGTGGCGGCGATGCCGACTTGCGATTTCTCGGAGGAAACGGCACGAA GCATTTGCAGTGAACCGCAGGTCGGTGGGAACTGCAACGCGAACATTTTGCGGGTATATTTTGATAGCGCGAGCAATGAGTGCCGCAGGTTCAATTACACAGGGTGCGGTGGTAACAGGAATAACTTTCCAACCGAGCAGGATTGCAATAACGTATGCAGTAAATACCAAA GGGAGCTTAGGGCCAACCTTTCGGCTGTGATGAAGAAATTTAAGGTCTCACTGAGCAGCGTACTGACCTATCACGTCCCGACCCAAGATCAACGCAGCGGGAAAATGAAGAGAGCCAAATACG GTGAAGTCACCGACAGGCCATTTCCCGCCGAGATTCCATCCGTCAGTCAAACCGTCGACGGATATCCACTTGACTGCGAGATTACTGAATGGGGCGAGTGGTCGGCCTGCGGCTCCAATTGCAAGGGCTACACGTACCGGAAACGAATGATTCTG CGAGAAGCGAGAAACGAAGGAAGAAGATGTCCGAAAAAACTACAACAGAAAAGACGATGCAAGAAGGTTCCGCCTTGTT CAACACGAAGAGACATGCGCCGTAGAAGTTATAACGAAGTCTTCGACGGGACGAGCGAACGTTTCA ATTCCATCGACTGCGAGTTATCTTCATGGTCGACGTGGTCACCGTGTTCGGCAACCTGCGGACATTCGGTTCGTCACAGAACCAGGAACGTTATCGTATCGCCGGAGGGTCCGAACGCGAAGCTCTGCCCTTCGGTAGCACAGTTCGTGACATGCCCTTTGGCCGCCTGCGACGAATCAACGAGGCAGTAG